A section of the Schistosoma haematobium chromosome ZW, whole genome shotgun sequence genome encodes:
- the CLNS1A_1 gene encoding Methylosome subunit pICln, variant 2 (EggNog:ENOG41KOG3238~COG:P): MVADGEYSDVHFLQFNISLYEDSSLIDTGTLKISEECFTWEGTSKQFFIPYSQITLHAIARNTVDQTGDHPNNLFPHPHLLVMIDGDRVWDSNNTDNLSDTKSQNEQDGMQIDAEGSDEEKVDSDSDRAPDCPGSTSVLRLVPQDSAQLEDMYKALADCQALNPDPEDDNSDFEGFAEDDEYEINDQGMEFENHTNSELYY, encoded by the exons ATGGTCGCTGACGGCGAATATTCCGATGTACACTTtctacaatttaatatttcactTTATGAGGATTCTTCTCTGATAGACACTGGAACCTTAAAAATATCTGAGGA ATGTTTTACATGGGAAGGTACATCAAAACAATTCTTTATTCCTTATTCACAAATAACCTTACATGCTATTGCCAGGAATACGGTAGACCAGACTGGAGATCATCCCAATAATTTGTTTCCTCACCCACATTTATTAGTAATGATCGACGGAGATCGTGTATGGGATtcaaataatactgataatttatctGATACGAAGTCACAGAACGAGCAAGATGGCATGCAAATTGATGCAGAAGGTTCAGATGAAGAAAAAGTAGACTCTGATAGTGACCGCGCTCCAGACTGCCCTGGTTCTACGTCCGTCCTCCGCTTGGTTCCACAAGATTCTGCACAGCTCGAAGACATGTACAAAGCATTAGCCGACTGTCAAGCATTAAATCCGGATCCTGAAGATGATAATTCAGACTTCGAGGGTTTCGCAGAAGATGATGAATATGAAATTAATGATCAGGGTATGGAATTCGAAAACCATACGAATAGTGAGTTATATTACTAA
- the CLNS1A_1 gene encoding Methylosome subunit pICln (EggNog:ENOG41KOG3238~COG:P), giving the protein MVADGEYSDVHFLQFNISLYEDSSLIDTGTLKISEECFTWEGTSKQFFIPYSQITLHAIARNTVDQTGDHPNNLFPHPHLLVMIDGDRVWDSNNTDNLSDTKSQNEQDGMQIDAEGSDEEKVDSDSDRAPDCPGSTSVLRLVPQDSAQLEDMYKALADCQALNPDPEDDNSDFEGFAEDDEYEINDQGMEFENHTNNNGRFGEPDQFADA; this is encoded by the exons ATGGTCGCTGACGGCGAATATTCCGATGTACACTTtctacaatttaatatttcactTTATGAGGATTCTTCTCTGATAGACACTGGAACCTTAAAAATATCTGAGGA ATGTTTTACATGGGAAGGTACATCAAAACAATTCTTTATTCCTTATTCACAAATAACCTTACATGCTATTGCCAGGAATACGGTAGACCAGACTGGAGATCATCCCAATAATTTGTTTCCTCACCCACATTTATTAGTAATGATCGACGGAGATCGTGTATGGGATtcaaataatactgataatttatctGATACGAAGTCACAGAACGAGCAAGATGGCATGCAAATTGATGCAGAAGGTTCAGATGAAGAAAAAGTAGACTCTGATAGTGACCGCGCTCCAGACTGCCCTGGTTCTACGTCCGTCCTCCGCTTGGTTCCACAAGATTCTGCACAGCTCGAAGACATGTACAAAGCATTAGCCGACTGTCAAGCATTAAATCCGGATCCTGAAGATGATAATTCAGACTTCGAGGGTTTCGCAGAAGATGATGAATATGAAATTAATGATCAGGGTATGGAATTCGAAAACCATACGAATA